One window of Perca flavescens isolate YP-PL-M2 chromosome 6, PFLA_1.0, whole genome shotgun sequence genomic DNA carries:
- the LOC114557916 gene encoding sulfotransferase family cytosolic 2B member 1 isoform X2, with amino-acid sequence MTSSTEYIQYHGILLPLEAHSKESLEYAENFSVKDTDVFAVTYPKSGTIWMQEILPLVLNGGDLTPIQTIPNWDRVPWLEEKRLALVVDQLASPRALVTHFPYRLMPPSFHTSKAKVIYVMRNPKDVMVSSYFFHQMAEFLEDPGTFDEFMDKFLEGRVLFGKWTDHVKGWRDTQLGDRIMYITYEEMAKDLPAAVRRFSDFLGRNLSEEVIQKIAEHCSFKTMKTNKMSNFSLVPKEYMNHDKSPFFRKGVAGDWENHFSSEQLARFTSAIRKELEGGSFSLPWSMD; translated from the exons ATGACGTCCTCAACTGAATATATTCAGTACCACGGAATTCTGCTGCCCCTTGAAGCTCATAGCAAGGAGAGCTTGGAGTACGCCGAAAATTTCTCTGTGAAAGACACTGATGTATTTGCTGTAACTTACCCCAAGTCAG GTACAATCTGGATGCAGGAGATCCTCCCACTGGTGCTGAATGGGGGGGATCTGACACCGATCCAAACCATTCCTAACTGGGACAGGGTCCCCTGGCTGGAGGAGAAAAGATTAGCATTGGTTGTGGATCAGTTGGCATCTCCACGGGCGCTGGTCACACATTTTCCTTACCGCCTCATGCCCCCTTCCTTCCACACCTCCAAAGCCAAG GTGATCTATGTCATGAGGAACCCTAAGGACGTCATGGTGTCTTCATATTTCTTCCATCAGATGGCCGAATTCCTCGAGGATCCAGGAACCTTTGATGAATTCATGGATAAATTCCTTGAgggcagag TATTGTTTGGAAAATGGACAGACCATGTGAAGGGCTGGAGAGATACACAGCTGGGAGACAGAATAATGTACATCACATATGAAGAAATGGCTAAG GACCTCCCTGCAGCTGTCAGGCGTTTCTCAGATTTTCTGGGCCGTAATCTGAGTGAAGAAGTCATTCAGAAGATAGCAGAACATTGCTCCTTCAAGACCATGAAGACCAACAAAATGTCCAACTTTAGCCTGGTCCCTAAGGAGTACATGAACCACGACAAATCTCCCTTCTTCAGGAAAG GTGTTGCCGGAGACTGGGAAAACCATTTTAGCTCAGAGCAACTGGCCAGATTCACATCGGCCATTCGCAAAGAGCTGGAGGGTGGGAGCTTCTCTCTGCCATGGAGCATGGATTGA
- the LOC114557916 gene encoding sulfotransferase family cytosolic 2B member 1 isoform X1, with product MSSEELYLLYHGLMLPKETHSFESLKFAHEFTFKDEDVTAVVYPKSGTIWMQEILPLVLNGGDLTPIQTIPNWDRVPWLEEKRLALVVDQLASPRALVTHFPYRLMPPSFHTSKAKVIYVMRNPKDVMVSSYFFHQMAEFLEDPGTFDEFMDKFLEGRVLFGKWTDHVKGWRDTQLGDRIMYITYEEMAKDLPAAVRRFSDFLGRNLSEEVIQKIAEHCSFKTMKTNKMSNFSLVPKEYMNHDKSPFFRKGVAGDWENHFSSEQLARFTSAIRKELEGGSFSLPWSMD from the exons ATGTCTTCAGAAGAACTGTATCTGCTGTATCATGGACTTATGCTTCCTAAAGAGACACATTCCTTCGAGAGCTTGAAGTTTGCGCATGAATTCACGTTTAAAGACGAGGACGTCACGGCTGTCGTGTACCCGAAGTCAG GTACAATCTGGATGCAGGAGATCCTCCCACTGGTGCTGAATGGGGGGGATCTGACACCGATCCAAACCATTCCTAACTGGGACAGGGTCCCCTGGCTGGAGGAGAAAAGATTAGCATTGGTTGTGGATCAGTTGGCATCTCCACGGGCGCTGGTCACACATTTTCCTTACCGCCTCATGCCCCCTTCCTTCCACACCTCCAAAGCCAAG GTGATCTATGTCATGAGGAACCCTAAGGACGTCATGGTGTCTTCATATTTCTTCCATCAGATGGCCGAATTCCTCGAGGATCCAGGAACCTTTGATGAATTCATGGATAAATTCCTTGAgggcagag TATTGTTTGGAAAATGGACAGACCATGTGAAGGGCTGGAGAGATACACAGCTGGGAGACAGAATAATGTACATCACATATGAAGAAATGGCTAAG GACCTCCCTGCAGCTGTCAGGCGTTTCTCAGATTTTCTGGGCCGTAATCTGAGTGAAGAAGTCATTCAGAAGATAGCAGAACATTGCTCCTTCAAGACCATGAAGACCAACAAAATGTCCAACTTTAGCCTGGTCCCTAAGGAGTACATGAACCACGACAAATCTCCCTTCTTCAGGAAAG GTGTTGCCGGAGACTGGGAAAACCATTTTAGCTCAGAGCAACTGGCCAGATTCACATCGGCCATTCGCAAAGAGCTGGAGGGTGGGAGCTTCTCTCTGCCATGGAGCATGGATTGA
- the LOC114557276 gene encoding sulfotransferase family cytosolic 2B member 1 — MSSTKYIQYHDIFLSFGSHSKESLEYAQNFSVEDTDVFAVTYPKSGTVWMQEILPLVLNGGDLTPIQTLPNWDRVPWLEQKRLALVVDQLASPRALVTHFPYRLMPPSFHTSKAKVIYVMRNPKDVMVSSYFFHQMAEFLEDPGTFDEFMDKFLEGRVTFGKWTDHVKGWRNTELGDRIMYITYEEMAKDLPAAVRRFSDFLGRNLSEEVIQKIAEHCSFKTMKTNKMSNFSLVPKEYMNPDKSPFFRKGVAGDWENHFSSEQLARFTSAIRKELEGGSFSLPWSMD, encoded by the exons ATGTCCTCAACCAAGTACATTCAGTACCATGACATTTTTCTGTCCTTTGGCTCTCACAGCAAGGAGAGCTTGGAGTACGCCCAAAATTTCTCTGTAGAAGACACCGATGTATTTGCTGTGACTTACCCCAAGTCAG GTACAGTCTGGATGCAGGAGATCCTCCCACTGGTGCTGAATGGGGGGGATCTGACACCGATCCAAACCCTTCCTAACTGGGACAGGGTCCCCTGGCTGGAGCAGAAAAGATTAGCATTGGTTGTGGATCAGTTGGCATCTCCACGGGCGCTGGTCACACATTTTCCTTACCGCCTCATGCCCCCTTCCTTCCACACCTCCAAAGCCAAG GTGATCTATGTCATGAGGAACCCTAAGGACGTCATGGTGTCTTCATATTTCTTCCATCAGATGGCCGAATTCCTCGAGGATCCAGGAACCTTTGATGAATTCATGGATAAATTCCTTGAgggcagag TGACATTTGGAAAATGGACAGACCATGTGAAGGGCTGGAGAAACACAGAGCTGGGAGACAGAATAATGTACATCACATATGAAGAAATGGCTAAG GACCTCCCTGCAGCTGTCAGGCGTTTCTCAGATTTTCTGGGCCGTAATCTGAGTGAAGAAGTCATTCAGAAGATAGCAGAACATTGCTCCTTCAAGACCATGAAGACCAACAAAATGTCCAACTTTAGCCTGGTCCCTAAGGAGTACATGAACCCCGACAAATCTCCCTTCTTCAGGAAAG GTGTTGCCGGAGACTGGGAAAACCATTTTAGCTCAGAGCAACTGGCCAGATTCACATCGGCCATTCGCAAAGAGCTGGAGGGTGGGAGCTTCTCTCTGCCATGGAGCATGGATTGA